The Streptomyces sp. NBC_01353 genome contains a region encoding:
- a CDS encoding PDR/VanB family oxidoreductase, protein MTMPRLRTVVLVAGAAVLAKRAMRRRINAAPLWPMPALDEPTSGRGRLATVTRKVLVTERTEPAECVVRLRLEGTGLPAWQPGAHVDLVLPSGLVRQYSLCGDPADTDTYTVATRLIEDGRGGSREVHEQLHEGTEIEIRGPRNRFPLVDSPAYVFVAGGIGITPVLPMLHAAEVTGADWRLLYCGRSRATLPYLDEIEKLGGSRVTVVAEDESGLPELGFLAEVPEETAVYCCGPDGLMDAVTAAMPAGRTPHLERFSPAATAGGGAFEVELRRSGRTVTVAADQSVLAAVRTELPGVAYSCEQGFCGTCQQRVLEGEIDHRDELLTDAERGDSMLICVSRCAGERLVLDL, encoded by the coding sequence CTGACCATGCCCCGACTGCGTACCGTCGTCCTGGTCGCCGGGGCCGCGGTCCTCGCCAAGCGCGCCATGCGCCGCCGGATCAACGCCGCCCCACTATGGCCGATGCCCGCCCTCGACGAGCCGACCTCGGGCCGCGGCCGCCTCGCGACCGTGACCAGGAAGGTCCTGGTCACGGAGCGCACCGAACCCGCCGAGTGCGTGGTCCGGCTCCGCCTCGAAGGCACCGGCCTGCCGGCCTGGCAGCCCGGCGCCCATGTCGACCTGGTGCTGCCGTCCGGTCTGGTGCGCCAGTACTCGCTGTGCGGGGACCCGGCCGACACCGACACGTACACGGTGGCGACCCGGCTGATCGAGGACGGCCGGGGCGGCTCGCGCGAGGTGCACGAACAGCTCCACGAGGGCACGGAGATCGAGATCCGCGGGCCGCGCAACCGCTTCCCGCTCGTCGACTCCCCCGCGTACGTCTTCGTGGCGGGAGGCATCGGCATCACACCCGTGCTGCCCATGCTGCACGCGGCGGAGGTGACGGGCGCCGACTGGCGGCTGCTGTACTGCGGCCGCAGCCGCGCCACCCTGCCGTACCTAGACGAGATCGAGAAGCTCGGCGGCTCCCGGGTGACGGTGGTGGCCGAGGACGAGTCCGGCCTTCCGGAGCTCGGATTCCTCGCCGAGGTCCCCGAGGAGACGGCGGTGTACTGCTGCGGTCCGGACGGACTGATGGACGCGGTGACCGCCGCGATGCCGGCGGGCCGGACCCCGCATCTGGAGCGCTTCTCCCCCGCCGCGACGGCCGGCGGCGGCGCCTTCGAGGTCGAACTGCGTCGCTCCGGGCGTACGGTGACGGTGGCGGCGGACCAGTCGGTGCTCGCCGCGGTCCGTACCGAGCTGCCCGGCGTCGCGTACTCCTGCGAACAGGGCTTCTGCGGCACCTGCCAACAGCGCGTCCTGGAGGGCGAGATCGACCATCGCGACGAGCTGCTCACCGACGCGGAGCGCGGCGACTCGATGCTGATCTGCGTCTCGCGCTGCGCCGGAGAACGGCTGGTTCTCGACCTCTAG
- a CDS encoding isochorismatase family protein, translating to MTNPFHQPLTTDNAVLLLVDHQIGLFTGVRDMGVDELKHNVVALARAALRLDIPVVVTTTSADGMWGPLIPELQDVLPKDLEVFDRSTVNAWHDDRVRGAVEAAGRDRIIVAGTSLEVCAALPAIAATAAGYTAHVAVDASGTFSAVKRETGLLRLQQAGVIVSDYASLVVEMLADNSHPIAPHVYQDLDMPFAALVGQLAAARSR from the coding sequence ATGACGAACCCCTTCCACCAGCCCCTCACCACCGACAACGCCGTGCTCCTGCTGGTCGACCACCAGATCGGGCTCTTCACCGGCGTGCGGGACATGGGCGTCGACGAGCTGAAGCACAACGTGGTCGCCCTGGCCCGGGCGGCCCTGCGGCTGGACATCCCGGTCGTCGTCACCACCACGTCGGCCGACGGCATGTGGGGGCCGCTGATCCCCGAACTCCAGGACGTCCTGCCCAAGGACCTGGAGGTGTTCGACCGGTCCACGGTGAACGCCTGGCACGACGACCGGGTCCGCGGCGCGGTCGAGGCGGCGGGCCGGGACCGGATCATCGTCGCCGGGACCTCCTTGGAGGTCTGCGCCGCCCTGCCGGCGATCGCGGCGACCGCCGCCGGCTACACCGCCCATGTCGCCGTGGACGCCTCGGGCACCTTCTCGGCGGTCAAGCGGGAGACGGGCCTGCTCCGCCTCCAGCAGGCCGGTGTGATCGTGAGCGACTACGCGAGCCTGGTGGTGGAGATGCTCGCCGACAACTCCCACCCCATCGCGCCGCACGTGTACCAGGACCTCGACATGCCCTTCGCCGCGCTCGTGGGACAGCTCGCCGCCGCCCGCTCCCGCTGA
- a CDS encoding isomerase — protein MPQITVDYSAPLDRRGFALALHPLVVETVDTRIDACKTRFREVEETVIGDGSTNDVVVHVDIALLAGRTDETKARLAEAVVALLPAYLKEPEGVHVSAEVRDLEPSYRKA, from the coding sequence ATGCCGCAGATCACCGTGGACTACTCCGCGCCGCTCGACCGGCGCGGCTTCGCGCTCGCGCTGCACCCGCTCGTCGTGGAGACCGTCGACACACGGATCGACGCCTGCAAGACCCGCTTCCGCGAGGTCGAGGAGACGGTCATCGGGGACGGCTCGACGAACGACGTCGTCGTCCATGTCGACATCGCGCTGCTGGCCGGCCGTACGGACGAGACGAAGGCCCGCCTCGCGGAGGCCGTGGTCGCGCTGCTGCCCGCGTACCTCAAGGAGCCGGAGGGCGTCCATGTCTCCGCCGAGGTGCGCGACCTCGAACCCTCCTACCGCAAGGCCTGA
- a CDS encoding GNAT family N-acetyltransferase, translated as MSAQVTFRQADDRDLDLLVGMFDGVARWMVRGGIDQWKPGDKSAEHFRARIAAGEVWLASAGSRVVGAYELWWDDEQAWGPQPPVAGYVHRLMTDRESAPAGTGRALLTHAEGRIAAGGRTVARLDCVSRNPRLRTYYEAAGYTAVGEEPGKLAADGTRYGVVLLEKALA; from the coding sequence ATGAGCGCACAAGTGACCTTCCGGCAGGCGGACGACCGCGATCTCGACCTTCTGGTGGGGATGTTCGACGGGGTGGCGCGGTGGATGGTGCGGGGCGGGATCGACCAGTGGAAGCCGGGCGACAAGAGCGCGGAGCACTTCCGGGCGCGGATCGCGGCCGGCGAGGTGTGGCTGGCGTCGGCCGGGAGCCGCGTCGTCGGCGCGTACGAGCTGTGGTGGGACGACGAGCAGGCCTGGGGCCCGCAGCCTCCGGTGGCGGGCTATGTCCACCGGCTGATGACCGACCGGGAGTCCGCCCCCGCCGGCACGGGCCGGGCACTCCTCACGCACGCCGAGGGGCGGATCGCGGCCGGTGGGAGGACGGTGGCCCGGCTGGACTGTGTGTCGCGCAACCCGCGGCTGCGGACGTACTACGAGGCCGCGGGGTACACGGCCGTCGGCGAGGAGCCGGGAAAGCTCGCCGCCGACGGCACGCGGTACGGAGTGGTCCTGCTGGAGAAGGCGCTGGCCTGA
- a CDS encoding helix-turn-helix domain-containing protein, giving the protein MPESSAVPPPYAEFEFASGDLARLRFAFSPVSEAVASLRMLQDPGRHALHLPWIRAVRPLLRSLDLRLLFALAPLGPYVADFLTPAPTGPLPDIAEELALVASADPAEAAAEAARMPAADSPPVREFLADPVAGTALAAEQLRRYWDTALAPYWPQIRGLFESEVLRRSRQLTREGAAAMFNDLHENIGWRDGRLRIRTRAWRRSGPLRGDGLILVPSVFHWPDTLVMAEPYQPTLIYPAPGVATVWQQGAVPTTEALDALIGRTRARILVALAEPATTAILARRLSMTPGAVSQHLKVLHAGGLLTRNRSGREVFYGCSPLGHSLRAAS; this is encoded by the coding sequence GTGCCTGAATCCTCCGCCGTCCCACCGCCCTACGCGGAGTTCGAGTTCGCCTCCGGTGACCTCGCCCGCCTGCGCTTCGCGTTCTCCCCGGTCTCCGAGGCGGTGGCGAGCCTGAGGATGCTCCAGGACCCGGGGCGGCACGCCCTGCATCTGCCCTGGATCCGGGCCGTCCGACCCCTCCTCCGCTCCCTGGACCTGCGGCTGCTGTTCGCGCTCGCCCCCCTGGGCCCGTACGTCGCCGACTTCCTCACCCCTGCGCCGACCGGGCCGCTGCCGGACATCGCGGAGGAACTCGCCCTGGTGGCGTCGGCGGACCCGGCCGAGGCGGCGGCGGAAGCCGCCCGGATGCCTGCCGCGGACTCACCGCCCGTACGGGAGTTCCTGGCCGACCCGGTCGCCGGTACGGCGCTCGCCGCCGAGCAGCTGCGCCGCTACTGGGACACGGCCCTCGCTCCGTACTGGCCGCAGATCCGGGGCCTGTTCGAGTCGGAGGTACTGCGCCGTTCCCGCCAGCTCACCCGCGAGGGGGCGGCCGCGATGTTCAACGACCTGCACGAGAACATCGGTTGGCGGGACGGCCGGCTGAGGATCCGTACGCGCGCGTGGCGGCGCAGCGGGCCGCTCCGGGGGGACGGTCTGATCCTCGTGCCGAGCGTCTTCCACTGGCCGGACACCTTGGTGATGGCCGAGCCGTACCAGCCGACGCTGATCTACCCGGCGCCCGGGGTGGCCACGGTGTGGCAGCAGGGGGCCGTGCCGACGACGGAGGCGCTCGACGCGCTGATCGGCCGCACCCGGGCCCGGATCCTGGTCGCCCTCGCGGAGCCGGCGACCACGGCGATCCTCGCCCGCCGGCTGTCCATGACTCCGGGAGCGGTCAGCCAGCATCTCAAGGTGCTGCACGCCGGCGGTCTGCTGACCCGCAACCGCAGCGGACGTGAGGTCTTCTACGGCTGTTCGCCGCTCGGGCACTCGCTACGCGCGGCGTCCTGA
- a CDS encoding TetR/AcrR family transcriptional regulator — translation MTTGVRRRMGVEERKQQLIGVALELFSHRSPDEVSIDEIAAAAGISRPLVYHYFPGKQSLYEAALRRAADELAARFLEPPQGPLGARLLRVMGRFFDFVDEHGPGFAALMRGGPAVGSSTTNAMIDEVRQAAYEQILAHLDVEQPSARLELVVRSWVSLAESTALIWLDGRRVPRAELELQLVHDFAALAAVSAAYDTEMADVLVRILADEPADGPFGDLVDRLAALAPRVPAQRLA, via the coding sequence ATGACGACCGGGGTGCGCCGCAGGATGGGCGTCGAGGAGCGCAAACAGCAGCTGATCGGGGTGGCTCTCGAGCTGTTCAGCCACCGCTCTCCCGACGAGGTCTCCATCGACGAGATCGCGGCGGCCGCGGGAATCTCGCGGCCGTTGGTCTACCACTACTTCCCCGGCAAGCAGAGCCTGTACGAGGCGGCGCTGCGGCGGGCGGCCGACGAGCTGGCCGCCCGCTTCCTGGAGCCGCCGCAGGGCCCGCTGGGCGCGCGGCTACTGCGGGTGATGGGCCGGTTCTTCGACTTCGTGGACGAGCACGGGCCGGGTTTCGCGGCGCTGATGCGGGGCGGTCCCGCGGTGGGTTCCTCCACCACCAACGCGATGATCGACGAGGTGCGGCAGGCCGCCTACGAGCAGATCCTGGCCCATCTGGACGTCGAGCAGCCCTCCGCCCGACTCGAACTGGTCGTCCGCTCCTGGGTGTCGCTGGCCGAGTCGACGGCGCTGATCTGGCTGGACGGGCGCCGCGTGCCGCGCGCCGAGCTGGAATTGCAGCTGGTGCACGACTTCGCGGCGCTGGCGGCGGTGAGCGCGGCGTACGACACGGAGATGGCGGACGTCCTGGTCCGGATCCTCGCCGACGAGCCGGCCGACGGGCCGTTCGGCGACCTGGTGGACCGGCTCGCGGCCCTCGCACCGCGAGTGCCCGCGCAGCGACTGGCGTAG
- a CDS encoding tyrosine-protein phosphatase — translation MPAIPAATVANLRDLGSLPLGEGRSVREGRVFRSAQLDRLDPAEPAVAALGVRTVVDFRTENERADRPDHLPPGGRVLVADVLADHLATSGLPPAARLKQLLTDPALADRYLGEGRAQEAFRRTYRAFVSSDSARASYRAFLGELGDPHAGPLLFHCTAGKDRTGWAATIVLSLLGADEETVMAEYLSVNPAVRQAFAPMIEGFTAQGGDPELALALIGVVPEYLEAALDEVAVRHGSMEKYVREGLGVPDEVTAVIRERLTVYDA, via the coding sequence ATGCCCGCCATCCCCGCCGCCACCGTCGCCAACCTCCGGGACCTCGGCTCCCTCCCCCTCGGCGAGGGGCGCAGCGTCCGCGAGGGCCGGGTCTTCCGCTCCGCCCAGCTCGACCGACTCGACCCCGCCGAACCCGCGGTGGCGGCGCTCGGGGTCCGTACGGTCGTGGACTTCCGCACCGAGAACGAACGCGCCGACCGGCCCGACCACCTTCCGCCGGGCGGGCGGGTGCTCGTCGCGGACGTGCTCGCCGACCATCTCGCCACCAGTGGCCTGCCGCCCGCCGCCCGGCTCAAGCAGCTGCTGACCGACCCGGCGCTGGCCGACAGGTACCTCGGCGAGGGCCGGGCGCAGGAGGCCTTCCGCCGGACCTACCGGGCCTTCGTGAGCTCCGATTCCGCGCGCGCGTCCTATCGGGCCTTCCTCGGCGAGCTGGGTGATCCGCACGCCGGTCCGCTGCTCTTCCACTGCACGGCCGGCAAGGACCGCACCGGCTGGGCGGCGACGATCGTGCTGTCGCTGCTCGGCGCGGACGAGGAGACGGTCATGGCGGAGTATCTGTCGGTCAACCCGGCCGTCCGGCAGGCCTTCGCGCCGATGATCGAGGGGTTCACGGCGCAGGGCGGCGACCCGGAGCTGGCGCTCGCGCTGATCGGGGTCGTACCGGAGTACCTGGAGGCGGCGCTCGACGAGGTGGCGGTGCGGCACGGCTCGATGGAGAAGTACGTACGGGAGGGGCTGGGCGTCCCGGACGAGGTGACGGCCGTGATCCGCGAGCGGCTGACGGTGTACGACGCGTGA
- a CDS encoding metal-dependent hydrolase, which produces MSNTQPAPVASEHIELKARKVSFDWEETPLHWVPGDPFTTHTINVLHLLLPAGERWFVHVYKQVLPFITDDRLRADVIGFIGQEAVHSQAHDDVLPHLKKLGLDPTPYTAQVDWFFEKLLGDRTLPPGRARRWWLMERVALIAAIEHYTAFLGNWVLNAEELDRRGADPTMLDLLRWHGAEEVEHRSVAFELFLHLDGGYRRRARTWATAFTAMVFLWQRGTRFFMENDPTLIDGKASVGQLVRKGREGVLPSTPDLLRAIPRYLSRAYHPSQEGNTAQAVAYLANSPGANGGR; this is translated from the coding sequence ATGTCTAATACGCAGCCTGCACCGGTGGCGTCGGAGCACATCGAACTCAAGGCCCGAAAGGTCTCCTTCGACTGGGAGGAGACCCCGCTCCACTGGGTTCCCGGCGACCCGTTCACCACCCACACCATCAACGTGCTGCACCTGCTGCTCCCGGCCGGCGAACGCTGGTTCGTGCACGTCTACAAGCAGGTGCTCCCCTTCATCACCGACGACCGGCTGCGTGCGGACGTCATCGGCTTCATCGGCCAGGAAGCCGTGCACTCCCAGGCGCACGACGACGTGCTCCCGCACCTCAAGAAGCTCGGTCTGGACCCCACGCCGTACACCGCCCAGGTCGACTGGTTCTTCGAGAAGCTGCTCGGCGACCGGACCCTGCCGCCCGGCCGGGCGCGCCGCTGGTGGCTGATGGAGCGGGTCGCGCTCATCGCCGCCATCGAGCACTACACCGCCTTCCTCGGCAACTGGGTCCTCAACGCCGAGGAGCTCGACCGCAGGGGTGCCGACCCGACGATGCTGGACCTGTTGCGCTGGCACGGTGCCGAGGAGGTCGAGCACCGCTCCGTCGCCTTCGAGCTGTTCCTGCACCTCGACGGCGGCTACCGGCGGCGCGCCCGCACCTGGGCCACCGCCTTCACCGCGATGGTCTTCCTCTGGCAGCGCGGCACCCGCTTCTTCATGGAGAACGACCCCACCCTCATCGACGGCAAGGCGTCGGTCGGCCAGCTCGTCCGCAAGGGCCGGGAGGGCGTGCTGCCGTCCACGCCCGACCTGCTCCGGGCCATCCCCCGCTACCTCAGCCGCGCCTACCACCCCTCCCAGGAGGGGAACACCGCCCAGGCAGTCGCCTATCTGGCCAACTCCCCCGGCGCCAACGGAGGTCGCTGA